ATCCGGTTGCTTCTACCCTGATCCTTGATACACAGAACTTCCAGGACGGAGACGGAAACAATACCGTAACCAATGTAAGTGCTAACTTATTGGGTAACCCCAATCTAAAGCCTGAACTTTTGGAAGAACTAGAATTTGGTGTTGAGACTCGTCTCTTCGGAAGCCGTCTTACTTTAGATGCCTCCTACTATACCAGAACCACTGAGGATCTTATTATTGATCGTCCTCTTGACCCATCCACAGGTTTTACAACTACTCAAACTAACGTTGGGGAAATCAAGTCCTGGGGTGCGGAAGTAGATGCTACCCTGGCTCTTGTTAGAGGTCAGGAATCAGGAGATCTTGATTGGAGCTTAAATGCAAACTGGTTCTTTAACGAATCTGAAGTAACTGATCTCGGATTGGATGCAGAAGATATTATTTTTGCTGGTTTTACCAACCTTGGTAATGCTGCGCGAGTAGGTGAGCCTCTCGGAATAATGTTAGGTACAAGAATTCAGCGCGATGCAGATGACAACTTTGTCGTTGATGCAAATGGAGATTATATCGAGGAAAATGGTCTATTCGAAATTGGTGACCCTAACCCCGATTGGGTATTGAACATTGGGAATAGCTTTAGCTACAAGAACTTTAATTTTAACTTCTTGTTTAACTATACCCATGGTGGAGATATCTATTCCAGAACCGCTTCTGTACTAATTGGTAGGGGTCTTACAACTGATGTTGTAGACCGTTTGAACACCTTTATCCTTCCTGGGGTAAAAGGAGATGGAACACCTAACGATGTTCAGATCAACAACTCTACATTCTACTTTAACAATGTATTGTTCGGGCCAGATGAACTAGGGGTATTCGATGCATCTACCTTCAGATTACAAGAAGTTTCTTTAGGGTACAGCGTTCCGTCTAAATTCTTAGATAAAACACCTTTTGGTTCCTTAAGCTTTACGGTATCCGGATTCAACATGTGGTACGAAGCCATTAACATTCCCAAGGGTACGAACTTCGATCCTAACGTGGCCGGTGTTGGTATTGGAAATGGTAGAGGATTTGATTATCTTAATGGACCAAGTTCAAGAAGATATGGATTCAGTGTAAAAGCTTCATTTTAATTAAAATAAAAATTGATCATGAAAAACATATTTAAATATTTAAGTATTGGTTTGATCGGTGGAGTCCTTTTCACAGGGTGCGAAACCACCAATCTGGACCTTGCGGATAACCCGAATGCCCTGACACCTGCTCAGGCAGATCCGGACTTCTATTTGAACGAAGTTCAGGTTAGATTCGCACGAGTTGTTGAATCTCTGGGAGAGACAGGTGCTGAGACAGTGCGTATGGAATGGATGGGTAGTAGAAACTACCAGAATGCCTATTCACCTCAGAACTTTGATGGAAGCTGGGAAGATGCTTACCAGGAAATAATTAAGAACGGTCGGGATTTGGCGCCTCTTGCAGAAGAAGCAGGCCTTGTACATCACCTTGCCATTGCGCAATTGATTGAAGCGTACACCATTACCCTATTAGTAGATTATTTTGGTGATATTCCATATTCTGAAGCTATTGGAGGTGCGGACAACTTAAATCCGGCACCTGATAGTGGCGCTGACATTTATGCAGCGGCTCTGGCTTTGGCAGATCAGGCTATTGCTAATTTCAATGCGACAGCCTTGGCAGATCCGGATATCGACTTCTATTATGACGGAGACTGGGATGCATGGGTAAAGGCAGCTAATACTTTAAAAATGAGGTTACATCTTAATTTAGGAAATGCCTCAGCTTTTAACAGTATTGTAAGTAGTGGAAATTACATTTCTTCAACTGATGACGATTTCCAGTTTCAGTGGGGGGCAAATGCTGTTCAACCAGATACAAGACATCCTAACTACGCTCAGAACTATACCGTAACCGGTGGTGGTGACTACGCCTCTGTTTGGATGATGAATCTTATGGATACTTCGGATGATCCTCGTATTCGTTATTACTATTACCGTCAGAACGATGGTACTCCAGGATCTAACGATGTCAATGGTGACCCTGTGCCTCCAAATGAGGAAACATTAGACTGTTCTTTGCAATCACCTCCTCCACAGTATGTAGCTGGTGGCTTTCCATTCTGTACTCTAGACAATGGGTACTGGGGAAGAAATCACGGTAACAACTCAGGTATTCCACCAGATGGATTATTGAGGACTGCAGTTGGAGTTTACCCACAGGCAGGTCAGTTTGATGATAACAGTTTCTCTGAAACCAGTTTAGGAACTGGTGGTGGTGGAGCAGGAATTACTCCTGTAATCCTTGCCTCTACAGTCGATTTTTGGAGAGCGGAATTAGCTATGAACAGCAGCCCTGCATCTGGAAAAGCCTTTGTTTTGGCTGGAGTTACCAAGTCTATCAACAAGGTAACCACTTTTGGATCACTCGATGCAACAGCTGACCTTTCATTCGAGCCTTCGGCTACAGATATTTCTGATTTTATAGCCTCTGTTGATGCTGCTTTTGATGCTGCTGATGATGAAGGTAAATGGAACATCATGGCAGAGCAATTCTTTATTGCTCTTAAAGGTAACGGCCATGACGCTTATAATTTCTATAGAAGAAAAGGATATCCTACCAATTTAGAGCCCAATTTAGAGCCTAATCCTGGTGCATTTATTAGGAGTCATTTCTATCCTGCGAATGCCGCTAATACGAATTCTTCTATAGCGCAGAAATCAAATGTTACCGGACAGGTTTTCTGGGATACAAACCCTGCATCACCTTCATTCCCTGTTGCTAATTAATTTAAAAAAAATACGATGAAAAAAGTTTTAATAGTTCTTTTAGCGTTTTCCACAACGTTCTTTATCTCCTGTGAAGCGGATGATAAAGCCGTGGACACGGTTCTAAACGACTTTACCGTTGGTGCAGTTTTGAGAACCAGAAACCAGGAAGGCAACCCTTTCAATGCATTTGAGCCTAATTCTCTTTGGACAGTGACTGTTGAAGAGCAGGACGCCGAATTTGGAGGTTTACTTCAATCAATTCAATTGTATGCCTCATATACAGATAACTCTGGGGGCGGAAACAGTGTTGCAGAACAATTAATTGAAACCTATCAGGCAAGTGACCTCACCACAAGTTCAAGAGGACTGCCCGAACTTACATACGACATCACTTTGGCTGAAGCAGGAACCCTGCTAGGAGCCGACTATAAGGGTGCAGATGTATTTAGTTTTCGTTTTGAAGTAACACTTACAGACGGAAGCACCTGGTCTAATCAAAATGGTAATGGTAACGTCCTTGGGGGATCTTATTTTAATTCACCTTATAAGTACGATATCCTGATCGCATGTTTCCCAACAGGGCCGGTTGCCGGGGATTACCAATTAGATATGCAGGATTCCTTTGGAGATGGCTGGAACGGAGCTTCTTTCAGGGTTACAGTTGACGGCGTAGCAACAGACTATGACGTTAGTGCAGCTCAGGGAAGTGAAAATTCAGTTACATTCACTATACCTCCTTCTGCCATAGAAGTAACATTTGAATACTTAGCTGGTAGTTTTGATTCGGAAAATACCTATCAGTTGTACGGTCCCGATGGAAATTTAGCTTACTCTGATGGACCTAGTCCATTTGTTGGAGATATTACGGCTGAACTAAGTCTGTGTCCTCCGTAGGATTAAATAGAATTTGGAAATAAAAAATGGCTGTCTACTATTATAGACAGCCATTTTTGTTTATTCATTATCGGATAAACATAATTATCCATATCTAAAAAAATTCGTTTAATTTTAGCGCCTACAATTTTAAAAATACTTAATGAGCATGAAATACATTTTCTCTTTATTCTTAGCTTTCTTAACTATTAATTTTTCTTATGGACAAGTATCTGGTCAGATTGCAGGAGGAGCCGGAGGTGCTTTTGGAATTGGGGGAAAAGCAACTACTGATCCATTTCTTGCCGCCCGCATGGCTGATCTACGCTCCAAAAAAAATTCTGTTGAAGAAGAAATATTGGGATCTCCGTATCTCAATGATGAATTTATTAAGAGTAAGGTTTATTTCGGTGAAGATTATATTGGAGATTATTATATACGTTATAATGCGTTAAATAGTGAGATCGAGATTAAGGAATCTAATCTTCCTGAGGAAAAACCTAAAAGACTTTTGGCAGACGACAAAGTCCGAATAAAATACGCCAAGAGGGAATTGAGGTTCACGACCTATATCACCAAAAAGAACGAGACAAAAAATGGATATCTCTCCATCATCTCAGAGGGCGATTCTTACACGCTTTATCACCGCCTGGCTGTAAAGTATAGTGAAGGCAAAGCAGCCGCTAACTCCATGGTTATGGCCATCCCAAGCAGATATGCCCATTTTACAGAGTACTACTACAAAAAGGCCGGGGTAGATAGAATTGATCAACTCGCCCAAAAAAGAGGAGCCCTTCTGAAAATCCTGGATAAGGAGATTAGGGATCAGGTAAGCACTTTTATCAAAGAAGAGAAAATTGATTTGAGCGAAGAAGCCGATCTGATTCGTACCTTTGAATACATCAATTCAATTGATACCTCGTCGTGAAAAGATTAGCCTTCTCTTTGATTCTTTTATCTTCTTATGTGCTCTGCAGTCAGCAGGTGGGTACAGCGGCACCCCAGATAGGGGCAGTGGAAAACGATCCCTTCGCTAACTTCCATCAAAGATGGACCCCTAGCATGCAAAAGTTGTTTCAACTCGTAAGAGACGATGACGGGAAGGTTACACATTTTGTCGGTGCCGAAGTGGGAACGCCTTATGAAAACGATTCTTTTGAATTAGGCCATGTATGGTACAAAGATGAAGACCTGGGCGAATTTTATTACCGGTATAACATATTTTCCAAGGAGATCGAACTTAAAAAAACTCATCTGACAGAAGAAAAACACCAGGCATTGATAAGGGATCCCAACGTAGTCCTTGAAGCAAGTATTGGCGAGAAAGCATATCACTATCTGACGTTTACGACCGACAAGGATGTTCATGAGGAAGGTTACCTAATCAAATTATACCAAAGCAACGAATTTACACTCTACAAACACCTGGAGTCTAAATACACAGAGGCAAAACCTGCAGCAAATTCAATGGTAAACCCTACTCCTAGTAAATTTACCACATTTAGCTCTTATTTCCTGCAGCAGAACAACGGGCCAATCAAAGAAATTTCGCTTAAAAGAAACAAATTCCTCAAGCAACTCGATCCACCTTCAGCGGAAAAAATGAAGCTCTATTTTAAAAAAGAAAAGACCGATCTGTCTGAAGAAAGACAGTTGATAAGTGCCATTGTTCATTTGAATAAAGCAGATTTATAAGTGGCTACCTCTGCTCATTTAATTAAAACAGCTACAGAAGCTTTTTAAAGCTCAAATTTAAACTCTCCCTATCTATGTCCAAAAACACTCAGATCTACGGTATCAGAGCCGTAATAGAGGCTATACAAGCCAATGAGCCTATTGATAAGGTGTATATACAGAAAGGGCTTAAAGGAAGCTTGTCAAAGGAATTGGAAAATCTCGTTCGTAAGGCCGGTATCCCTGCTTCCTTTGTGCCTTTGGAAAAAATCAATAAATTAAGTCAGAACAACCATCAGGGTGTTGTGGCCACCATCTCCCCTATTTCTTTTGAGACCATGGAATCCCTGGTCGATCAGGTCTTAGAGACTAAGGATAATCCTCTCTTTCTTCTGCTTGATGGAATCTCGGACGTACGTAATTTAGGTGCCATCATTAGAACTGCGGAATGCTCGGGTGTAAATGGGATAATTATTCCAAAAAAAGGTTCTGCCCCTATTACCGGCGATACCGTAAAGACTTCTGCAGGAGCTGTTTTTAATATTCCCCTTGCAAAGACCGATCATATCAAAGATGCCGTATTTTATCTTAAAGCTTCGGGAGTATTGGTCGTTGCCGCTACCGAAAAAACAAACCATTTACTTTACGATCTTGATCTAAAAGGACCTACCGCTATAATTATGGGTGCTGAGGATACCGGAATATCTCCTTCTATTCTAAAAGAATCAGACCATGTGGCTAAACTTCCCCTGATGGGAGGTATAGGTTCCTTAAACGTCTCTGTTGCTTGTGGTATATTTTTGTTTGAGGTGGTCAGGCAAAGAATGGGCTAATTATTTTTCACCGCCGGAATCCTTGTCAGCCTTTTTATAATGGTAGGTGATCCTGAGCTCATTTTCTTCTTCAGGAAGTTTTTCTATAAAATTTCCATCCTTGTCAAAATGCCTTAGAAATTCGTCCTCCTCTTCATTGTAGTCCTCCTTTTCCCAGGCGTATTTTACAGGAGGAGGCACACTTACTTTCAAAAAGATTGCCATTAACAGTCCCATCAGAAATCCCCCCAGGTGCCCCTCCCAGGAAATTTCCTCTTTAATCGGAAATATATACCAGAGCATACTTCCGTAAATAAATGAAACGACCAGGGAAACCGCTACTAATCGGTAGTGTTTGGTGAAAATCCCTTTAAAGAAAATAAAACTGGCCAGCAGATAAATAAGTCCGCTTGCCCCTATATGAAAAGCAGGACGACCAATGAGCCAGGTAATAATACCCGTACACAGCAATCCCCAGAAAAGAAATCTAAAGGAAATACTCTGATAGAAATACATCAGCGTAGCGAGCAAGATAGCCAGAGGCAGGGTATTATTGTAAAGATGTTCAACGGAGGAGTGCAGGAAAGGGCTAAAAAGGATTCCTCTTAGTCCGGATAGCGTCCGCGGATAGATTCCAAATTCGTTCCAATTGGTGCTAAATTGAAGTTCCAGCCAGAAAACGGTCCAGATCGATAGCACGGCAATCATGGGAACTAACAGAACATTATGGGTATACTTGAAATCTGTTTCCTTTTTCAATCCGGTCTTCTTTCTGTTAATAGTACAAATTTCGAACCATATTGCCAATTTCTGCCCTCTTGTCATCCACAGAAAAAATGTACTTTTAAAGTTATGAATCAGCCCCTTGCAGAACGACTAAGGCCGAAGACACTGGAAGAATATATCAGCCAGCGCCATCTGGTTGGTGAGGAAGGTGCTCTTACTCAGCAGATCATCAAGGGAAATATTCCATCCCTCATCTTTTGGGGACCTCCGGGCACCGGTAAAACTACCCT
This DNA window, taken from Muriicola soli, encodes the following:
- a CDS encoding SusD/RagB family nutrient-binding outer membrane lipoprotein, producing the protein MKNIFKYLSIGLIGGVLFTGCETTNLDLADNPNALTPAQADPDFYLNEVQVRFARVVESLGETGAETVRMEWMGSRNYQNAYSPQNFDGSWEDAYQEIIKNGRDLAPLAEEAGLVHHLAIAQLIEAYTITLLVDYFGDIPYSEAIGGADNLNPAPDSGADIYAAALALADQAIANFNATALADPDIDFYYDGDWDAWVKAANTLKMRLHLNLGNASAFNSIVSSGNYISSTDDDFQFQWGANAVQPDTRHPNYAQNYTVTGGGDYASVWMMNLMDTSDDPRIRYYYYRQNDGTPGSNDVNGDPVPPNEETLDCSLQSPPPQYVAGGFPFCTLDNGYWGRNHGNNSGIPPDGLLRTAVGVYPQAGQFDDNSFSETSLGTGGGGAGITPVILASTVDFWRAELAMNSSPASGKAFVLAGVTKSINKVTTFGSLDATADLSFEPSATDISDFIASVDAAFDAADDEGKWNIMAEQFFIALKGNGHDAYNFYRRKGYPTNLEPNLEPNPGAFIRSHFYPANAANTNSSIAQKSNVTGQVFWDTNPASPSFPVAN
- the rlmB gene encoding 23S rRNA (guanosine(2251)-2'-O)-methyltransferase RlmB, with protein sequence MSKNTQIYGIRAVIEAIQANEPIDKVYIQKGLKGSLSKELENLVRKAGIPASFVPLEKINKLSQNNHQGVVATISPISFETMESLVDQVLETKDNPLFLLLDGISDVRNLGAIIRTAECSGVNGIIIPKKGSAPITGDTVKTSAGAVFNIPLAKTDHIKDAVFYLKASGVLVVAATEKTNHLLYDLDLKGPTAIIMGAEDTGISPSILKESDHVAKLPLMGGIGSLNVSVACGIFLFEVVRQRMG
- a CDS encoding rhomboid family intramembrane serine protease, whose translation is MKKETDFKYTHNVLLVPMIAVLSIWTVFWLELQFSTNWNEFGIYPRTLSGLRGILFSPFLHSSVEHLYNNTLPLAILLATLMYFYQSISFRFLFWGLLCTGIITWLIGRPAFHIGASGLIYLLASFIFFKGIFTKHYRLVAVSLVVSFIYGSMLWYIFPIKEEISWEGHLGGFLMGLLMAIFLKVSVPPPVKYAWEKEDYNEEEDEFLRHFDKDGNFIEKLPEEENELRITYHYKKADKDSGGEK